One part of the Hydrogenobacter sp. T-2 genome encodes these proteins:
- the flhA gene encoding flagellar biosynthesis protein FlhA, translating to MSLREGWVILAFVVILSAIVLPVPASLLDILLALSITFSMTVLVLTTFIKEPLELSAFPSILLIGTLLRLSLNIAAARRILLYGHEGTSAAGHIIEGFGTFVVGGDVVVGLIVFLIFIVINFIVITRGAERVSEVAARFTLDAMPGKQMSIDADLNAGLITEEEAKKRRAQLEQEASFFGAMDGASKFIRGDAIAALIILFLSLVGGLLVGLVFKGMGFSDAIRTYTLLTVGEGLASQIPALMLSTSAGIVVTKSSSKEELGRVLFKEFSKEPRVFLFSSALLVFIGLIPGFPKLPFFFMAGLLGGLYYALSRALKEEELKKLEELLKEQKKPPTEKREEEMITQPETIALEIGYGLIPYVDESQGGDVPERIKTIRRQLASEYGVVIPLVHIRDNLRLRPHQYRILIRGIEVDSYEIVPGHWLAIDLGNAREPLQGIETKDPSFKLKAYWIREDQKEKAQKLGYMVVDISTVMITHISETIKKNLHEILGRAEVLELVENLSKKYPKAVQGLVPDVVPVSVLHRVLQNLLREGIPINDLLTILETLADYIEQTRDPDLLTEYVRQRLAKRITRLYSTDGTLYAMILSPKLETKLTALVQEGKEEEFLDLLINGLYPKLSQEVTKFTQYQAMPLLITSSSVRRHIRKVLENYMPNLIVLSYNELDRQLNLKVIGVIDEN from the coding sequence ATGAGCCTTAGAGAAGGGTGGGTTATTCTTGCTTTTGTGGTTATACTAAGTGCCATAGTCCTGCCCGTGCCTGCCTCTCTTCTTGACATTTTATTGGCTCTTAGTATTACCTTTTCAATGACAGTTCTGGTGCTTACCACTTTTATAAAAGAACCCTTGGAACTTTCCGCCTTTCCCAGCATTTTGCTTATTGGAACGCTTTTGAGGCTTTCTCTCAACATCGCAGCCGCAAGGAGGATACTTCTCTACGGACACGAGGGAACCTCTGCCGCAGGTCATATCATAGAAGGCTTCGGCACTTTCGTGGTAGGTGGTGATGTGGTGGTGGGTCTTATAGTGTTCCTTATATTTATAGTTATAAACTTTATTGTCATAACCAGGGGTGCGGAGAGGGTATCTGAGGTCGCCGCGCGCTTTACCCTTGATGCCATGCCTGGAAAGCAGATGAGCATAGACGCAGACCTCAACGCAGGGCTTATTACAGAGGAGGAAGCTAAAAAAAGAAGGGCTCAGCTTGAGCAAGAGGCGAGCTTCTTTGGTGCTATGGACGGTGCCAGCAAGTTTATAAGGGGAGATGCCATAGCTGCTTTGATAATACTCTTCCTTAGCCTTGTGGGCGGTCTTCTTGTAGGTCTGGTTTTTAAGGGTATGGGTTTCTCCGATGCTATAAGGACATACACCCTTCTTACAGTGGGTGAGGGGCTTGCCAGCCAAATACCTGCCTTAATGCTTTCCACCTCTGCGGGCATTGTGGTGACCAAATCCTCTTCAAAGGAGGAGCTTGGGAGGGTGCTTTTCAAGGAGTTTTCAAAGGAGCCAAGGGTTTTTCTCTTTTCCTCCGCCTTGTTGGTCTTCATAGGTCTCATCCCCGGCTTTCCCAAACTTCCCTTTTTCTTCATGGCAGGTCTGCTCGGAGGACTATACTATGCTCTAAGCAGGGCACTTAAGGAAGAAGAGCTTAAGAAACTTGAAGAGCTACTCAAAGAGCAGAAAAAACCACCTACGGAGAAGAGAGAAGAGGAGATGATCACTCAACCAGAAACCATAGCCCTTGAAATAGGTTATGGACTTATTCCCTATGTAGATGAATCTCAAGGGGGCGATGTGCCAGAGAGGATAAAGACTATAAGAAGACAGCTTGCAAGTGAATATGGCGTTGTTATACCTCTTGTGCATATAAGGGATAACCTAAGACTTAGACCTCACCAGTATCGCATACTCATAAGGGGTATAGAGGTGGACTCTTATGAAATAGTGCCAGGGCACTGGCTTGCCATAGACTTGGGTAATGCCAGAGAGCCACTTCAAGGTATAGAGACCAAAGACCCATCCTTTAAGCTAAAAGCCTATTGGATAAGGGAAGACCAAAAGGAAAAGGCACAAAAGCTGGGCTATATGGTGGTGGACATATCCACGGTTATGATAACTCACATAAGCGAGACTATAAAGAAAAACTTGCATGAAATACTCGGAAGGGCGGAGGTTCTTGAGCTTGTGGAAAACCTCTCAAAGAAGTATCCAAAGGCAGTGCAGGGGCTCGTGCCTGATGTGGTGCCAGTTTCCGTGCTTCATAGGGTGCTTCAAAACCTTCTCAGGGAGGGCATACCCATCAATGACCTTCTTACCATCCTTGAAACCCTTGCGGACTACATAGAGCAAACAAGAGACCCAGACCTTCTTACAGAGTATGTTCGTCAAAGGCTTGCCAAGAGAATAACAAGACTTTATTCCACAGATGGCACTCTGTATGCCATGATACTGTCTCCAAAGTTAGAAACAAAGCTCACCGCCTTGGTGCAGGAGGGTAAGGAGGAGGAATTTTTAGACCTTCTTATAAATGGACTCTATCCAAAGCTCTCTCAGGAGGTCACAAAGTTTACCCAGTATCAGGCTATGCCTCTTCTCATAACCTCAAGCTCTGTAAGAAGACATATAAGAAAGGTCCTTGAAAACTACATGCCAAACCTCATTGTGCTGTCTTATAATGAACTTGATAGGCAGTTAAACCTAAAGGTCATAGGTGTCATAGATGAAAATTAA
- a CDS encoding flagellar biosynthesis protein FlhF — protein MKIKKLVVDSLQEAVEEVRSLYGSEAVILSTRVIKQRLLPFLPFPQRSKLEITVGIPDKEDFGEELKREETLYQEINRLKENLKEVMELVKRQKVEKEEIKRDDLEGEYSLRALYLMNKLINRGVSRDVAQKIVESACGYDFELKRLDLKGENLESLIEGFSKNLRLVESFPEEGFNVVALLGPTGVGKTTTIAKLAYNLKQKGKRVGLITIDSYRTGAVQQLQTYANIMELPFRTADTPYRLRECIGELSSLDVVLVDTGGRSQYNEVKLKELASFFTKLPALKAYITLSANTEERVQYEIIQSFSVVEPFGLIFTKLDETNYFGTLVNVAYRTQIPILCLTIGQRVPEDMVMASYEYLAKIFLEVQ, from the coding sequence ATGAAAATTAAAAAGTTGGTGGTGGACTCTCTTCAGGAGGCGGTGGAGGAAGTAAGAAGCCTATATGGTTCAGAGGCGGTGATACTATCCACAAGGGTTATAAAGCAAAGGTTATTGCCCTTTTTACCCTTCCCTCAAAGGTCAAAACTTGAGATAACGGTTGGCATACCAGACAAAGAGGACTTTGGAGAGGAGCTTAAGAGAGAAGAAACCCTATACCAGGAGATAAACAGACTAAAGGAAAACCTAAAAGAGGTTATGGAGCTTGTTAAAAGACAGAAGGTGGAAAAGGAGGAGATAAAAAGGGATGACCTTGAGGGAGAATATTCCCTCAGAGCCTTATACCTAATGAATAAGCTCATAAACAGAGGAGTTTCAAGGGATGTGGCACAGAAGATAGTAGAATCCGCATGCGGATATGACTTTGAACTAAAAAGGCTTGACCTAAAGGGAGAAAACCTTGAGTCTCTCATAGAAGGCTTTAGCAAGAATTTAAGGCTTGTGGAGAGCTTTCCAGAAGAAGGCTTTAACGTGGTCGCCCTTTTGGGTCCAACGGGTGTGGGTAAAACCACCACAATAGCTAAGTTGGCGTATAACCTAAAGCAAAAAGGTAAAAGGGTTGGACTAATAACCATAGACAGCTACAGGACGGGTGCGGTTCAACAGCTTCAAACCTATGCCAACATAATGGAGCTTCCCTTTAGAACTGCGGACACACCTTATAGACTTAGGGAATGCATAGGCGAGCTTTCCTCTTTGGATGTGGTGCTTGTAGATACCGGTGGAAGAAGTCAGTATAATGAGGTCAAGCTAAAGGAGCTCGCATCCTTCTTTACAAAGCTTCCAGCACTTAAGGCATACATAACCCTAAGTGCCAACACAGAAGAAAGGGTTCAGTATGAGATAATACAGAGCTTTAGCGTGGTAGAGCCTTTTGGTCTCATATTTACCAAATTGGACGAGACCAACTACTTTGGGACTTTAGTTAATGTTGCCTACAGAACCCAGATACCTATCCTATGCCTTACAATTGGTCAAAGGGTTCCCGAGGATATGGTTATGGCAAGCTACGAATACTTGGCTAAGATATTCTTAGAGGTGCAGTAA
- a CDS encoding MinD/ParA family protein: MEAQALHLMRVEGKEKKTGYIAVASGKGGVGKTLITINMGRIIGRNGKRVLIVDGDLGLSNVHIMLGITPAKNLYHFFMGEASLEEVVVPVEENLYFISSGSGIRELVNLPPAQLRNLIYKLQEYAEKNYEWVIFDTPPGIHSDTTALVSSSHIPVIITTPEPTAIADAYGLIKVLNQEEKVKEFYVLVNKVSSNEESLRVYESIRVVCEKFTSAETRYLGGIRYNPKMIRNIVNQNPFNEDLTKDLTKALLKLPLDIKPYAPSFWERLLSKLRR; encoded by the coding sequence ATGGAGGCTCAGGCTCTTCATCTTATGAGAGTGGAAGGTAAGGAGAAAAAAACGGGATACATTGCGGTGGCAAGCGGAAAGGGTGGTGTTGGTAAAACGCTGATAACCATAAATATGGGAAGGATAATAGGGAGGAATGGCAAAAGGGTGTTAATAGTTGACGGAGACCTTGGGCTTAGCAATGTGCACATAATGCTTGGGATAACTCCAGCAAAGAATTTGTATCACTTCTTCATGGGTGAAGCGTCCCTTGAAGAGGTAGTAGTCCCTGTAGAAGAAAACCTTTACTTTATCTCCAGCGGTAGTGGAATCAGAGAGCTTGTCAACCTGCCACCTGCACAGCTCAGAAACCTCATATACAAACTACAAGAATACGCAGAGAAAAACTATGAGTGGGTGATATTTGACACACCACCCGGCATACATTCAGACACCACGGCCCTCGTTTCCTCTTCCCACATACCTGTAATAATAACCACCCCAGAACCTACCGCTATAGCGGACGCCTACGGGCTCATAAAGGTGCTAAACCAAGAGGAGAAAGTAAAGGAGTTTTATGTGCTTGTGAATAAGGTAAGTAGCAATGAGGAGAGCCTTAGGGTTTACGAGAGCATAAGGGTAGTGTGTGAAAAGTTCACATCCGCAGAGACAAGATACCTTGGAGGTATAAGATACAACCCTAAAATGATAAGAAACATAGTAAACCAAAATCCCTTCAACGAAGACTTAACAAAGGACCTCACAAAGGCATTGCTTAAACTACCTCTTGATATAAAGCCTTACGCTCCAAGTTTCTGGGAGAGACTACTATCAAAACTGAGGAGATAG
- the proC gene encoding pyrroline-5-carboxylate reductase codes for MVLGIIGYGNMGESFAKALKGHVEVLVYDVSEEKRSKALSEGFGVASDLEFLLKNSNWLLVAVKPKDVERLLESLRGKLDQRILISLVAGLSLERIRELSGTSRVIRLMPNINALVGKAVIAFVCGEAIEEGEREKFISLFSHCGSLYELEESLFDAFTALAGSGPAFVFSFIHALSLAGVLEGFPYEKAKAIAIDMVLGSCELLKRLGGNPEEWITRVASPGGTTIEGIKVLEERGFKGIIMECVQKTSEKAKKL; via the coding sequence ATGGTGCTGGGAATTATAGGCTATGGTAATATGGGAGAGAGCTTTGCTAAGGCTCTAAAAGGTCATGTGGAGGTGCTTGTATACGATGTGAGCGAGGAGAAAAGGTCAAAGGCACTTTCTGAAGGTTTTGGGGTTGCTTCTGACCTTGAGTTTCTTCTAAAGAACTCCAATTGGCTTTTGGTGGCGGTAAAGCCAAAGGATGTGGAAAGGCTCTTAGAGAGTCTTAGAGGAAAACTTGACCAAAGGATTCTCATAAGTCTTGTGGCTGGGCTTTCTCTTGAGAGGATAAGGGAGCTTTCTGGAACTTCAAGGGTCATAAGGCTTATGCCAAACATAAACGCTCTTGTAGGAAAGGCGGTCATAGCCTTTGTTTGTGGTGAGGCTATAGAAGAAGGTGAAAGGGAAAAGTTCATATCTCTTTTTTCTCACTGTGGAAGTCTTTATGAGCTTGAGGAAAGCCTTTTTGACGCCTTTACCGCTCTTGCAGGTTCTGGTCCTGCCTTTGTCTTTAGCTTTATTCACGCCCTTTCTCTTGCTGGCGTGCTTGAGGGATTTCCCTACGAGAAGGCAAAGGCTATAGCCATAGACATGGTGCTTGGCTCTTGTGAGCTACTCAAAAGGCTTGGTGGAAACCCAGAGGAGTGGATAACAAGGGTTGCCTCTCCGGGTGGGACAACCATAGAAGGTATAAAGGTGCTTGAAGAAAGAGGCTTTAAGGGCATAATAATGGAATGCGTGCAAAAAACCTCAGAGAAGGCAAAGAAGCTCTAA
- the pgeF gene encoding peptidoglycan editing factor PgeF, translating into MRAKNLREGKEALIFALQKGRARLAIKRWQEDKDVLTLKQVHSARVYLLSEVVEGLEGDGIITQTPGLKIGIRTADCVPVAFLGEKTVAVVHAGWRGLREGIIEKTLEILSSLERLENFLAFVGPSARACCYEVGEEFKNYFVSLHYKKGRHYMDTQSETILRLKKGGIGQVFQYGVCTICHHSLPSYRRDKTQERILTLAELVA; encoded by the coding sequence ATGCGTGCAAAAAACCTCAGAGAAGGCAAAGAAGCTCTAATATTTGCTTTACAAAAAGGAAGGGCAAGGCTTGCCATAAAAAGGTGGCAAGAGGACAAGGATGTGCTAACTCTTAAGCAAGTGCATTCTGCGAGGGTCTATCTGCTCTCAGAGGTAGTTGAAGGTTTGGAGGGAGATGGCATAATAACCCAAACCCCTGGGTTAAAGATAGGTATTAGGACTGCGGACTGCGTGCCTGTTGCCTTTCTTGGAGAAAAAACTGTGGCGGTGGTGCATGCAGGCTGGAGAGGTCTAAGGGAAGGCATAATAGAAAAAACCCTTGAAATACTCTCAAGCCTTGAAAGACTTGAAAACTTCCTCGCCTTTGTGGGACCCTCTGCGAGAGCCTGCTGTTATGAGGTGGGTGAAGAGTTCAAAAATTACTTTGTGAGCCTACATTACAAAAAGGGAAGGCACTACATGGACACCCAGTCAGAGACCATCCTAAGGCTAAAAAAAGGCGGAATAGGGCAGGTTTTCCAGTATGGCGTATGCACCATATGCCACCATAGCTTACCTTCATACAGAAGAGATAAAACGCAAGAGAGAATTTTAACCCTTGCGGAACTTGTTGCCTAA
- a CDS encoding class I SAM-dependent methyltransferase: protein MITKKTVGEVFSSVSKKYDFFLNLITFRRIDHWQRDLLNMLSPEGNRLDVGTGTGEVLLKSQNKGMRVGMDLSLEMLKLAKSKCKVCKFVVADAENMPFKDSSFGSITLSLVYRHLLDRKAFLREAYRILEKHGQIAMLDINRFSLTPILIFLMKYPLKPLGLLLFGREKWDFFIHSLENSLSIEEVKKEFEEEGFEVLEVQKRLFGLVYLILSRKR, encoded by the coding sequence ATGATAACTAAAAAAACCGTAGGAGAGGTCTTTTCCTCTGTAAGCAAGAAATATGACTTTTTCCTAAACCTCATAACCTTCAGAAGAATAGACCATTGGCAAAGAGACCTGTTGAATATGCTAAGTCCAGAGGGCAACAGGCTTGATGTTGGCACTGGCACGGGCGAAGTTCTTTTAAAGTCTCAAAACAAGGGCATGAGGGTAGGAATGGACCTATCCCTTGAGATGCTAAAGCTGGCAAAGTCCAAGTGTAAGGTTTGTAAGTTTGTGGTAGCGGACGCAGAGAATATGCCTTTTAAAGACTCTTCCTTTGGCTCTATAACTCTATCCCTCGTATACAGGCATCTTTTAGATAGAAAAGCCTTTTTAAGAGAAGCCTACAGGATTTTGGAAAAGCACGGACAAATTGCTATGCTTGACATAAACCGCTTTAGTTTAACGCCTATTCTTATATTCCTCATGAAGTATCCACTAAAACCCTTGGGACTTCTCCTCTTTGGCAGAGAAAAGTGGGACTTTTTTATCCACTCTTTGGAGAACTCCTTGAGCATTGAGGAAGTGAAAAAGGAGTTTGAGGAGGAGGGCTTTGAGGTTTTGGAAGTCCAGAAAAGGCTTTTTGGACTTGTCTACCTTATCCTTTCCAGAAAGAGGTGA
- a CDS encoding ComEC/Rec2 family competence protein, which produces MRFWKSRKGFLDLSTLSFPERGELLQFLLFLFLLAFSLWRLERENRYLWFEDEGIVWLRLEGVPIETDRGLRFRAKVVGGDLPDIYGRTAFVNIYGLKDLPTESFSLYGKVRAEGSRLFISGSYRDIEDLLSEKTLRKSYINRVQERIQDPQVRAFVLTYLLGEARESLPQDLQYYFTKTGLIHLLVISGFHAGMVFLLLRYLLPYPYGLLLGVVGVSLYVLLLVPKEAPVLRAWLMLSLWVLVRLSEGRPNSLGILLFSGSLLLLYRPEFSQSFSFWLSFFAVLYIILGLRLLPSEGSWVYRNLGLPFGVSLFAFLGVSPLLLSFTHTSLGSVLFSPLVGYMLLPFTAYGVLELITFFSLPTLPLELMGKAVIQVVELLSVFDLRVGFDLSVGSSFAISTLGAFLLYLLSLVPTSSRHKAPSP; this is translated from the coding sequence TTGAGGTTTTGGAAGTCCAGAAAAGGCTTTTTGGACTTGTCTACCTTATCCTTTCCAGAAAGAGGTGAGCTTTTACAGTTTTTGCTTTTTCTTTTCCTTTTAGCCTTTAGCCTTTGGAGGTTAGAGAGGGAAAACAGGTATCTTTGGTTTGAGGATGAGGGTATTGTTTGGCTAAGGCTTGAGGGAGTGCCAATAGAAACAGACAGGGGCTTGAGGTTTAGGGCAAAGGTAGTGGGTGGAGACCTTCCAGACATATACGGTAGGACTGCCTTTGTAAACATATACGGTCTCAAAGACCTTCCAACAGAGTCCTTTAGCCTTTATGGAAAGGTTAGGGCAGAAGGCTCAAGGCTTTTTATTAGCGGTAGCTATAGGGATATAGAGGATTTACTTTCCGAAAAGACTTTGAGAAAATCCTATATAAACCGTGTTCAAGAGAGAATACAAGACCCGCAAGTGAGAGCCTTTGTGCTTACATACCTTCTTGGCGAAGCCCGTGAGAGCCTTCCTCAAGACCTTCAGTATTACTTTACCAAAACGGGTCTTATTCACCTTCTTGTAATATCTGGCTTTCATGCGGGAATGGTTTTTCTCCTTCTTAGGTATCTCCTACCCTATCCTTACGGTTTGCTTTTGGGTGTTGTGGGTGTGAGCCTTTATGTGCTTTTGCTTGTTCCTAAGGAAGCTCCAGTTCTTAGGGCATGGCTTATGCTTTCGCTTTGGGTCTTAGTGAGGCTTTCTGAAGGTAGACCAAACTCTCTTGGCATACTGCTCTTTTCTGGTTCTCTCTTGCTTTTGTATAGACCTGAGTTTTCCCAGTCCTTTTCCTTCTGGCTTTCCTTCTTTGCGGTCCTATACATAATTCTTGGTCTTAGGCTTTTGCCTTCAGAAGGCTCATGGGTATACAGAAACTTGGGACTACCCTTTGGAGTTTCTCTTTTTGCCTTTCTTGGAGTGTCTCCTCTATTGCTTTCCTTTACCCATACAAGTCTTGGCAGTGTGCTTTTTAGTCCCCTTGTGGGCTATATGCTACTTCCCTTTACCGCCTACGGAGTTTTGGAGCTTATCACCTTCTTTAGCCTTCCCACCCTTCCTTTGGAGCTCATGGGTAAGGCTGTCATACAGGTAGTGGAACTTCTTTCAGTTTTTGACTTGAGGGTAGGTTTTGACCTGTCTGTAGGAAGCTCCTTTGCAATAAGCACTCTTGGAGCTTTTCTGCTATACCTTTTATCCCTTGTGCCTACCTCCTCAAGGCATAAAGCACCTTCTCCATAA
- a CDS encoding HI0074 family nucleotidyltransferase substrate-binding subunit has product MGRLRDTLEAFEKAMKRFKSALLKAKEEECSELYEFFRDSAIQRFEFTYELLWKCVKVYLYEVHGVVCNSPRMCLREYLGMSGEAFSEEEGIGLLRLVDLRNLTAHTYDEELAEEIFRELEVAYSLMEKVLYALRR; this is encoded by the coding sequence ATGGGTAGGCTAAGAGACACTCTTGAGGCTTTTGAGAAGGCTATGAAAAGGTTCAAAAGTGCCCTTTTGAAGGCAAAGGAAGAAGAATGTTCAGAGCTGTATGAGTTTTTTAGAGATTCCGCAATTCAAAGGTTTGAGTTTACCTATGAGCTTCTTTGGAAGTGTGTGAAGGTTTACCTTTATGAGGTTCATGGTGTTGTGTGCAATTCGCCAAGGATGTGCCTAAGAGAATATTTAGGCATGTCTGGAGAGGCTTTTTCAGAAGAGGAAGGAATAGGGCTTTTGAGGCTTGTGGACTTGAGAAACTTAACCGCACACACCTACGATGAAGAGCTTGCGGAAGAAATATTTAGAGAGTTAGAGGTAGCCTATAGCCTTATGGAGAAGGTGCTTTATGCCTTGAGGAGGTAG
- a CDS encoding nucleotidyltransferase family protein, protein MFYNWSVYALPNKFKNLEELRSFLREYFKDRRVKVYLFGSRARKDNRAFSDVDLAFESQEDLSKDLTYISELLEESWLPYKVDLVELSKVNKDFREKILKEAVLWVG, encoded by the coding sequence TTGTTTTATAATTGGTCTGTGTATGCACTTCCAAACAAGTTCAAAAACCTTGAGGAGCTAAGAAGTTTCTTAAGGGAGTATTTCAAAGACAGAAGGGTCAAAGTATACCTCTTTGGCTCAAGGGCAAGAAAAGACAACAGAGCGTTCTCTGACGTAGACCTCGCCTTTGAAAGTCAAGAAGACCTCTCCAAAGACCTTACCTATATATCAGAACTTCTGGAAGAGTCTTGGCTTCCATACAAGGTAGACCTTGTGGAGCTTTCAAAGGTAAACAAAGACTTTAGAGAAAAGATTCTCAAAGAGGCGGTTCTATGGGTAGGCTAA